The Benincasa hispida cultivar B227 chromosome 11, ASM972705v1, whole genome shotgun sequence genome has a segment encoding these proteins:
- the LOC120091575 gene encoding uncharacterized protein LOC120091575, translating into MAVGEEPILSRLDRLDNMLRRLEEIRGCGKSPKSSCASTPSSGTLTSDYHTSSVDLSPKCLEKHCRPINHVIKVAELKGSLVERMDNLEDRVLKLCVQVEGEIEREREMMIVEKNKKHKKSFKQLVQQCMTGQGTRKS; encoded by the exons ATGGCTGTTGGTGAAGAAccgattctctctcggttggacCGGCTAGATAATATG TTGAGGCGGCTGGAGGAAATTAGAGGGTGCGGAAAGTCTCCAAAAAGTTCATGTGCATCTACTCCATCAAGTGGGACCCTCACGAGCGATTATCACACGTCGTCTGTTGATCTCTCACCAAAATGTTTGGAGAAGCACTGCCGTCCGATTAACCACGTCATCAAAGTCGCTGAACTCAAAGGAAGCCTCGTTGAGAGAATGGATAATTTAGAGGATAGAGTCCTCAAG CTTTGTGTACAAGTAGAGGGAGAGATAGAAAGGGAGAGGGAGATGATGATCGTTGAGAAGAACAAGAAACATAAGAAGAGCTTTAAACAACTTGTTCAACAGTGCATGACTGGTCAGGGAACACGCAAGTCGTAG